In Halomarina salina, one DNA window encodes the following:
- a CDS encoding AMP-dependent synthetase/ligase, producing MAIEHTQSGRTVGEIHRGEPLDVPDGPLARWFSDRVRSYGDLPATVHREKEGAAFVETTYEALYAEAVAVAGGFLETMEPGDRLGIRAETRYEWSLVDLASVLAGLVLVPVYPSFSPEQARYVIEDAGVRTLVTEEELPLDVAGAVEWVVDITDLPREEDTAATDLPGFDATDDDVTSIIYTSGTTGFPKGCELTHRNVLAEMAAIGGILPAVPGDTGTCFLPLSHIYQRVSNYADWDRGVAAVFITIPTLVEDLGAIEPNGFVTVPRVYRRMYDGVQRQLREAAGPRGRIARWAVAVAHEYGRAIDDGGVPAAGLRARHALAERLVYGQLREQLGLTEVRYAITGAASIDPDLLHFFWGIGVPVLEGYGATETTAGVTLSRPGERRAGTVGRPLPGVEIALADDGEVLVRGPQVFRGYWNDPDATAAALDDDGWYHTGDVGEWVGDCLRIVDRKKRLQVLDTGKNVYPGPIETALRRSPYVAEAMVVGEGRKYVSALVQPDFDALVAFAEAEGIAFDADDLVRDELGTVVSVPTDLLDHEAVRDLLQSEVDAVNEGLAEYERVKRIAVVERAFSVEQEELTPTLKKRRGTIGEHFGERIEALYA from the coding sequence ATGGCCATCGAGCACACGCAGAGCGGGCGAACTGTCGGAGAGATACACCGCGGCGAGCCACTGGACGTCCCCGACGGACCGCTGGCACGCTGGTTCAGCGACCGGGTCCGGTCCTACGGCGACCTCCCGGCGACGGTACACCGGGAGAAGGAGGGGGCGGCGTTCGTCGAGACGACGTACGAAGCGCTCTACGCCGAGGCCGTCGCGGTCGCCGGCGGATTCCTGGAGACGATGGAGCCGGGCGACCGCCTCGGCATTCGCGCCGAGACGCGCTACGAGTGGTCGCTCGTCGACCTCGCCAGCGTCCTCGCGGGCCTCGTCCTCGTCCCCGTCTACCCGTCGTTCAGTCCGGAGCAGGCGCGGTACGTGATCGAAGACGCGGGGGTCCGAACCCTCGTCACGGAGGAGGAACTCCCACTCGACGTGGCGGGGGCCGTCGAGTGGGTGGTCGACATCACCGACCTCCCGCGCGAGGAGGACACCGCAGCCACCGACCTGCCGGGGTTCGACGCGACGGACGACGACGTGACGAGCATCATCTACACCTCGGGGACGACCGGGTTCCCGAAGGGGTGTGAGCTCACCCACCGGAACGTCCTCGCGGAGATGGCCGCCATCGGGGGGATACTCCCGGCGGTCCCCGGAGACACGGGGACCTGCTTCCTCCCGCTGAGCCACATCTACCAGCGCGTCTCGAACTACGCGGACTGGGACCGCGGCGTCGCCGCTGTGTTCATCACGATTCCGACGCTCGTCGAGGACCTCGGCGCGATCGAGCCGAACGGATTCGTCACCGTCCCCCGCGTCTACCGCCGAATGTACGACGGCGTCCAGCGCCAGCTCCGCGAGGCGGCGGGGCCGCGCGGACGCATCGCCCGCTGGGCGGTCGCCGTGGCCCACGAGTACGGCCGCGCCATCGACGACGGCGGCGTCCCCGCCGCCGGGCTCCGCGCCCGCCACGCGCTCGCAGAGCGACTCGTCTACGGCCAGTTGCGCGAACAGCTGGGGCTGACCGAGGTCCGGTACGCCATCACCGGCGCGGCGAGCATCGACCCCGACCTGCTCCACTTCTTCTGGGGTATCGGCGTCCCCGTCCTCGAGGGCTACGGCGCGACCGAGACCACCGCCGGCGTGACGCTCAGCCGACCGGGTGAACGCCGCGCCGGGACCGTCGGCAGACCCCTCCCGGGCGTCGAAATCGCGCTCGCCGACGACGGCGAGGTGCTGGTCCGCGGCCCCCAGGTGTTCCGGGGCTACTGGAACGACCCCGACGCCACCGCGGCGGCCCTCGACGACGACGGCTGGTACCACACCGGCGACGTCGGCGAGTGGGTCGGCGACTGCCTCCGCATCGTCGACCGGAAGAAGCGCCTGCAGGTGCTCGACACGGGCAAGAACGTCTACCCCGGCCCCATCGAGACGGCGCTCCGGCGCAGCCCGTACGTCGCGGAGGCGATGGTCGTCGGCGAGGGTCGGAAGTACGTCTCGGCGCTCGTCCAGCCCGACTTCGACGCGCTGGTGGCGTTCGCCGAGGCGGAGGGCATCGCGTTCGACGCCGACGACCTCGTCCGCGACGAGCTGGGCACCGTCGTGTCGGTCCCGACCGACCTGCTCGACCACGAGGCGGTCCGCGACCTGCTCCAGTCGGAGGTCGACGCCGTCAACGAGGGGCTCGCGGAGTACGAGCGCGTCAAGCGCATCGCGGTCGTCGAGCGGGCGTTCAGCGTCGAGCAGGAGGAGCTGACGCCGACGCTGAAGAAGCGTCGCGGGACCATCGGCGAGCACTTCGGGGAGCGCATCGAGGCACTGTACGCCTGA
- the pyk gene encoding pyruvate kinase, giving the protein MTDATPQTNAKVVCTLGPASDDRETIRALVDAGMRVARLNASHGSREDRRELAGRVRAVAENLGTPVATMVDLQGPEVRTAPLDDPITLAEGSDVRFVAGDDATPEEVGLSHAIDNADPGDRILLDDGRIAATVLRVDGEAVVARIDSGGDLGGRKGVNLPGVDLSLPVPTEDDREEIRLAVEEDADLVAASFVRDAEDVLSVAGVVEEFDGDVPVVAKLERAGAIEHLDAIVEAADGVMVARGDLGVEYPLEDVPLIQKRAIRRSQRAGVPVIVATEMLDSMAHARRPTRAEASDVANAILDGTDAVMLSAETAVGDHPVRVVETMRTIVAEVEGSEEYAEQRDRHVPGAEPTSTDSLARAARYLARDVGASAVVVASESGYTARKVAKYRPEAPVVATTPNDGVRRRLALSWGIRPAAVEHVSDAPSLIERSVEAALDAGVATSGDTVVVLSGMMSDLGTDTTNTLKIHVAAETLAAGTSTVSGRVTGPVFHTTGDLADAPEGAVLVLPRTFDEEFDGDLSRVGGIVAAERGLTGYAAIVARELDVPMVSGAELDAEAVPDGTRVTVDAERGVVYEGDVLSGASERSEDGAS; this is encoded by the coding sequence ATGACCGACGCGACGCCACAGACGAACGCCAAGGTGGTCTGCACGCTCGGCCCGGCCTCCGACGACCGGGAGACCATCCGCGCGCTGGTCGACGCGGGGATGCGCGTCGCCCGACTGAACGCCAGCCACGGGTCGCGGGAGGACCGCCGCGAACTCGCCGGACGGGTCCGGGCTGTCGCCGAGAACCTCGGCACGCCCGTCGCGACGATGGTGGACCTTCAGGGGCCGGAGGTCCGCACCGCGCCGCTCGACGACCCCATCACGCTGGCCGAGGGGAGCGACGTTCGGTTCGTCGCGGGCGACGACGCGACCCCCGAGGAGGTCGGCCTCTCGCACGCCATCGACAACGCGGACCCGGGCGACCGGATACTCCTCGACGACGGTCGCATCGCCGCGACCGTCCTGCGCGTCGACGGCGAGGCCGTCGTCGCCCGTATCGACTCGGGCGGTGACCTCGGAGGCCGGAAGGGCGTCAACCTCCCCGGCGTCGACCTCTCGCTGCCGGTCCCCACCGAGGACGACCGCGAGGAGATTCGCCTCGCCGTCGAGGAGGACGCCGACCTCGTCGCGGCGAGTTTCGTCCGCGACGCCGAGGACGTCCTGTCGGTGGCGGGCGTCGTCGAGGAGTTCGACGGCGACGTGCCGGTCGTCGCCAAACTCGAACGCGCCGGTGCCATCGAACACCTCGACGCCATCGTCGAGGCGGCGGACGGCGTCATGGTGGCACGGGGCGACCTCGGCGTGGAGTACCCGCTGGAGGACGTCCCGCTCATCCAGAAACGCGCCATCCGGCGCTCCCAGCGGGCGGGCGTCCCGGTCATCGTCGCCACGGAGATGCTCGACTCGATGGCCCACGCCCGGCGACCGACGCGGGCGGAGGCGTCGGACGTCGCCAACGCCATCCTCGACGGCACGGACGCGGTGATGCTGTCGGCGGAGACGGCCGTCGGCGACCACCCGGTGCGCGTCGTCGAGACGATGCGGACCATCGTCGCCGAGGTGGAGGGGAGTGAGGAGTACGCCGAACAGCGCGACCGCCACGTCCCCGGTGCGGAACCGACCAGCACGGACTCGCTGGCGCGGGCCGCCCGCTACCTCGCCCGCGACGTCGGTGCGAGCGCCGTCGTCGTCGCCAGCGAGTCGGGCTACACCGCGCGCAAGGTGGCGAAGTACCGCCCCGAGGCCCCGGTCGTCGCGACGACGCCGAACGACGGCGTCAGGCGACGACTGGCGCTCTCGTGGGGCATCCGCCCGGCGGCCGTCGAGCACGTCAGCGACGCGCCCTCGCTCATCGAGCGGTCGGTCGAGGCGGCCCTCGACGCGGGCGTCGCAACGTCGGGCGACACCGTCGTCGTCCTCTCCGGGATGATGAGCGACCTCGGGACGGACACGACGAACACGCTGAAGATACACGTCGCCGCCGAGACGCTGGCAGCCGGGACCAGCACGGTCTCCGGGCGGGTGACGGGGCCGGTGTTCCACACGACGGGCGACCTCGCGGACGCGCCGGAGGGAGCGGTGCTGGTCCTCCCGCGGACGTTCGACGAGGAGTTCGACGGCGACCTCTCGCGGGTCGGCGGCATCGTCGCCGCCGAGCGAGGGCTGACGGGCTACGCGGCCATCGTCGCCCGCGAACTCGACGTCCCGATGGTGTCCGGCGCGGAACTCGACGCCGAGGCGGTGCCCGACGGGACGCGCGTCACCGTGGACGCCGAACGCGGCGTCGTCTACGAGGGCGACGTGCTGTCGGGAGCGAGCGAGCGCAGCGAGGACGGCGCGTCCTGA
- the wecB gene encoding non-hydrolyzing UDP-N-acetylglucosamine 2-epimerase yields MRELAVVVGTRPEIIKMAPVIRAAQGRFDLHLIHTGQHYDEEMSGAFFESLDLPTPDDNLEIGSGSQAEQTASGLVGVESMLVERDPAAVLALGDTNAVVSTALAASKLPTKFGHVEAGLRSFDRTMPEEVNRVVADHVADFSFAPTDQAVQHLDDEGISAGVYETGNTIVDACRDHAPMAEERSTVLTDLDIAGRDYVAATIHRASNTDDPDRLRAIMDALDTASAPVVLPAHPRTTSVLDDIGYEPSGSLRLVDPLDYLDFLKLLDNARVAVTDSGGIQEEASILEVPCLTVRPNTERPETVSAGVNQLVEPEDLGDRLETLLTDDAERAAMTGHPNLYGDGTAGEHIVDVLDAQV; encoded by the coding sequence ATGCGAGAACTCGCGGTCGTGGTCGGTACCCGACCGGAAATCATCAAGATGGCCCCGGTCATCCGGGCCGCGCAGGGTCGGTTCGACCTCCACCTGATACACACGGGCCAGCACTACGACGAGGAGATGAGCGGCGCGTTCTTCGAGTCCCTCGACCTGCCGACGCCCGACGACAACCTCGAGATCGGCTCGGGGTCCCAGGCCGAACAGACCGCCTCCGGACTGGTCGGCGTCGAGTCGATGCTCGTCGAGCGCGACCCCGCGGCCGTCCTCGCGCTGGGCGACACGAACGCCGTCGTGTCGACGGCGCTCGCCGCGTCGAAACTCCCGACGAAGTTCGGCCACGTCGAGGCCGGACTGCGGAGCTTCGACCGCACGATGCCCGAGGAGGTCAACCGGGTCGTCGCGGACCACGTCGCGGACTTCTCGTTCGCGCCGACCGACCAGGCCGTCCAGCACCTCGACGACGAGGGCATCTCCGCGGGCGTCTACGAGACGGGAAACACCATCGTCGACGCCTGCCGCGACCACGCGCCGATGGCCGAGGAGCGCTCGACGGTCCTCACCGACCTCGATATCGCGGGTCGGGACTACGTCGCGGCCACCATCCACCGCGCGAGCAACACCGACGACCCCGACCGCCTCCGCGCTATCATGGACGCTCTGGACACCGCGAGCGCACCCGTCGTCCTCCCGGCCCACCCGCGAACCACGAGCGTCCTCGACGATATCGGGTACGAGCCGTCGGGGTCGCTGCGCCTCGTCGACCCGCTCGACTACCTCGACTTCCTCAAACTGCTCGACAACGCCCGCGTCGCCGTCACCGACTCGGGCGGCATCCAGGAGGAGGCGTCCATCCTGGAGGTGCCCTGTCTGACCGTCCGGCCGAACACCGAGCGCCCCGAGACGGTCTCCGCTGGCGTCAACCAGCTCGTCGAACCCGAGGACCTCGGCGACCGACTGGAGACGCTCCTGACCGACGACGCCGAGCGCGCGGCGATGACCGGCCACCCGAACCTCTACGGCGACGGGACGGCGGGCGAGCACATCGTGGACGTCCTCGACGCGCAGGTGTGA
- a CDS encoding flippase has translation MSEGSSSNQERNQAIRDVVKGASVVYAGLLAEVVIAFIAQVIAARYLTTGGFGGLTVGTSMVNICGLVASLGMASGLTRYLPRTDPPAKRALVRTAFVSSLPVAVVMGVGIALNAEFIASGIFGDPEVTPSIFVFGLTIPFATALNVAIGGIRGQKVSKYRVYVENFIRPIVRLSLVFAVVTVGLGQLGFATAYAVPYAVGALVAVFYLFRVLPGILEESTLQSGSTREMTRYSLPFIVSGAAGFMYRSIDVFIVLYFLDSQAVGTYGVAYAAARLIVMFSTAFNFLGAPVASELEAGENVRDMLSVHRSVLRLLVIATIPTLIPFVLFPEAFISAVYGSKYASGSLTLAVLALGFAVHNVLDAHTSLLQGLGRSREIAFNNILAASLNVGLNVWLIPEIGILGAALATIASYFLVDLLMVVEVRYYVGVFPFGLTVAKPGIIAVPLLVSAFLLRDFVPGRILWIVGFTAVFGLVYIVTVLVVLGIRPEEVMLIRSLEERYGIPLGPLDAVVRRFS, from the coding sequence ATGAGTGAAGGGTCGTCCAGTAACCAGGAACGGAACCAGGCGATTCGAGACGTCGTCAAGGGAGCGAGCGTCGTCTACGCCGGTCTCCTCGCGGAGGTGGTCATCGCGTTCATAGCGCAGGTCATCGCCGCGAGGTACCTCACCACTGGCGGGTTCGGTGGTCTAACCGTCGGGACGTCGATGGTCAACATCTGCGGTCTCGTCGCCAGTCTCGGTATGGCGAGCGGTCTGACGAGGTACCTGCCACGGACCGACCCGCCGGCGAAGCGCGCCCTCGTCAGGACGGCGTTCGTCTCCTCGTTGCCCGTCGCGGTCGTCATGGGTGTCGGCATTGCACTGAACGCCGAGTTCATCGCCAGCGGCATCTTCGGAGATCCTGAGGTCACGCCCAGTATCTTCGTGTTTGGGCTCACCATCCCATTCGCCACGGCCCTGAACGTCGCTATCGGCGGCATCCGCGGTCAGAAGGTGTCGAAATACCGTGTCTACGTCGAGAACTTCATCCGGCCCATCGTCCGCCTCAGTCTCGTCTTCGCGGTCGTCACGGTGGGGCTCGGACAGTTGGGGTTCGCCACCGCGTACGCCGTCCCTTATGCCGTGGGGGCGCTCGTCGCCGTGTTTTACCTGTTCAGGGTACTTCCAGGCATCCTTGAAGAATCTACGCTCCAGAGCGGTTCGACCCGGGAGATGACGCGGTACTCGCTGCCGTTCATCGTCTCGGGGGCGGCCGGGTTCATGTACCGAAGCATCGATGTTTTCATCGTCCTCTACTTCTTGGACAGTCAGGCGGTCGGCACCTACGGCGTGGCGTACGCCGCCGCCCGCCTTATCGTCATGTTCTCGACAGCGTTCAACTTCCTTGGTGCACCCGTCGCCAGCGAACTCGAAGCCGGGGAGAACGTCCGCGACATGCTGTCCGTCCACCGCTCGGTCCTCCGGCTGCTCGTCATCGCGACGATTCCGACGCTGATTCCGTTCGTCCTCTTCCCCGAAGCGTTCATCAGTGCCGTCTACGGGTCGAAGTACGCGAGCGGGAGCCTCACACTGGCGGTTCTCGCGCTCGGCTTCGCGGTCCACAACGTGCTTGACGCCCACACTAGCCTCCTACAGGGGCTCGGCCGCTCGCGCGAGATTGCCTTCAACAACATCCTCGCCGCGAGCCTGAACGTCGGGTTGAACGTGTGGCTCATCCCCGAAATCGGAATTCTCGGAGCTGCCCTGGCGACGATCGCGTCATACTTCCTTGTCGACCTGCTGATGGTCGTCGAGGTGAGGTACTATGTCGGTGTCTTCCCGTTCGGACTCACCGTCGCAAAACCCGGTATTATCGCCGTTCCGTTGCTTGTGAGCGCCTTCTTACTCCGCGACTTCGTCCCCGGCAGAATCCTCTGGATAGTCGGGTTCACGGCGGTCTTCGGACTCGTCTACATCGTTACAGTTCTCGTGGTACTCGGCATCCGTCCCGAGGAGGTCATGCTTATCCGCTCGCTCGAGGAGCGCTATGGTATCCCGCTGGGGCCGCTGGACGCGGTTGTCAGACGCTTCTCCTGA
- a CDS encoding ABC transporter ATP-binding protein, producing MSDEHGGFEHVRESVDGHPMARLLSYARPYWALLSVGVLASFLTRFARLVPPIVVAVAIDRVVLGPGEPGMLARYGVVTSAEITGRAARLGLLERLVAIAALAYVVRSVFRFVSRYVLQATAQKIQRDLRDDTYDRLQHLSMDFFADHQTGGMMSILGSDINRLEQFLNTEFRQFVRVVATVGGIAVVLYIHSPKLAAIALAPVPVIGVASALFLKRIEPRYKSIRETVARLHTRLENNLGGAAVIKTFDRYAFERGRVAEQSQAYHDEKVGALRVRRAFFATLRLLTGVVFVVVLFVGGRDIILGTPGALSTGAFALFFLFLRRLYSPMRRVGKSVNKYQLAKSSAERVFGLFDQEPTVTNPADPYVPSAVAGDVRFDDVTFGYEDDQPPVVRDVSLDVPAGTTVGLVGPTGAGKSTLLKLIPRLHDTDEGSVGLDGRDVREYDLDALRGSVAVVEQDPYLFSGTVAENVAYGDRETLRAETASGETPREARDRVVEAADAAEAHAFVSNLPDGYDTQVGERGVKLSGGQRQRLAIARALLNDPAVIVLDEATSDVDTETEERIQRSLERLVEDRTAFVIAHRLSTVRDADRIVVMDDGEVVERGDHEALLDANGDYADLWAAQADTSLPADD from the coding sequence GTGTCCGACGAACACGGGGGGTTCGAACACGTCCGCGAGAGCGTCGACGGCCACCCGATGGCCCGCCTGCTGTCGTACGCCCGCCCGTACTGGGCGCTGCTGTCGGTCGGCGTGCTCGCGTCGTTCCTGACGCGGTTCGCCCGTCTCGTCCCGCCCATCGTCGTCGCCGTCGCCATCGACCGGGTCGTCCTCGGACCGGGCGAACCGGGGATGCTCGCGCGATACGGCGTCGTCACGTCCGCGGAGATAACGGGACGGGCCGCACGACTGGGCCTGCTGGAACGCCTCGTCGCCATCGCGGCGCTGGCGTACGTCGTCCGGTCGGTGTTCCGGTTCGTCTCGCGGTACGTGCTGCAGGCGACCGCCCAGAAGATACAGCGCGACCTGCGCGACGACACGTACGACCGCCTCCAGCACCTCTCGATGGACTTCTTCGCCGACCACCAGACCGGCGGGATGATGTCCATCCTCGGGTCGGACATCAACCGCCTCGAACAGTTCCTCAACACGGAGTTCCGCCAGTTCGTCCGCGTCGTCGCCACCGTCGGGGGCATCGCCGTCGTCCTCTACATCCACTCGCCGAAGCTGGCGGCCATCGCGCTCGCGCCGGTGCCGGTCATCGGCGTCGCCAGCGCGCTGTTCCTCAAGCGCATCGAGCCGCGCTACAAGTCCATCCGAGAGACGGTCGCGCGCCTCCACACGCGACTGGAGAACAACCTCGGCGGCGCGGCGGTCATCAAGACGTTCGACCGCTACGCCTTCGAGCGCGGCCGGGTCGCCGAGCAGAGCCAGGCGTACCACGACGAGAAGGTCGGTGCCCTGCGCGTCCGGCGGGCGTTCTTCGCCACGCTCCGCCTGCTGACGGGCGTCGTCTTCGTCGTCGTGCTGTTCGTCGGCGGCCGCGACATCATCCTCGGGACGCCCGGCGCGCTCTCCACAGGGGCGTTCGCGCTGTTCTTCCTCTTCCTCCGGCGACTGTACTCGCCGATGCGCCGCGTCGGGAAGTCGGTCAACAAGTACCAGCTCGCGAAGTCCAGCGCCGAGCGCGTCTTCGGCCTGTTCGACCAGGAGCCGACGGTGACGAACCCGGCCGACCCGTACGTCCCGTCGGCCGTCGCGGGCGACGTCCGCTTCGACGACGTCACGTTCGGCTACGAGGACGACCAGCCACCGGTCGTCCGCGACGTGAGCCTCGACGTGCCCGCAGGAACGACCGTCGGTCTGGTGGGGCCGACGGGCGCGGGGAAGTCGACGCTGCTGAAGCTCATCCCGCGACTCCACGACACCGACGAGGGGAGCGTCGGCCTCGACGGCCGTGACGTCCGGGAGTACGACCTCGACGCGCTCCGGGGGTCGGTCGCCGTCGTCGAGCAGGACCCGTACCTGTTCTCGGGGACTGTCGCGGAGAACGTCGCCTACGGCGACCGCGAGACGCTGCGTGCGGAGACCGCGAGCGGCGAGACGCCCCGCGAGGCACGCGACCGGGTCGTCGAGGCCGCCGACGCCGCCGAGGCCCACGCGTTCGTCAGCAATCTGCCCGACGGCTACGACACGCAGGTCGGCGAACGCGGCGTGAAGCTCTCGGGCGGCCAGCGCCAGCGCCTCGCCATCGCCCGCGCGCTGCTGAACGACCCGGCGGTCATCGTGCTCGACGAGGCGACCTCGGACGTCGACACCGAGACCGAAGAGCGCATCCAGCGCTCGCTGGAGCGCCTCGTCGAGGACCGGACGGCGTTCGTCATCGCCCACCGCCTCTCGACCGTCCGCGACGCCGACCGCATCGTCGTGATGGACGACGGCGAGGTGGTCGAGCGCGGCGACCACGAGGCCCTGCTCGACGCGAACGGCGACTACGCCGACCTCTGGGCCGCGCAGGCCGACACGTCGCTGCCGGCCGACGACTGA
- a CDS encoding glycosyltransferase family 4 protein → MRILYLTEETISFSGAMVRGGAIHVRNVVAALRERGHDVTLVDWNPAPEYPFQHSVVPRVGPVEGPLRTLVRAVTVGRRRAPDVVVSKTRKTYLPGLLAARALGVPHAVHVGSTLGSVDGSLRDRLDAGSVEARLRAPHDGYLVVCEYIARQLRRRGIAADRIHDVRNAVDVERFSSTGPSLPEEYADRVPDGGFRIGFVGGLHRYKGVFDLLEATERCAADVRAVVAGDGPARERLERRGGDALTLLGAVPYEHVPALYRAVDAFVLPSHTEGLPRVVLEAQATETPVVATRVGGVPEIVDDGETGLLCSPRSPAELAAAIDRLATDDEERRRLGSAGRQAVEAGFTWSELYDRYERSLSRLVNDE, encoded by the coding sequence ATGCGAATCCTCTATCTCACCGAGGAGACCATCAGCTTCTCCGGCGCGATGGTGAGAGGGGGAGCTATCCACGTCCGCAACGTCGTCGCCGCCCTCCGGGAGCGTGGCCACGACGTGACGCTCGTCGACTGGAACCCGGCCCCCGAATACCCGTTCCAGCACTCGGTCGTCCCCCGCGTCGGACCGGTGGAGGGACCGCTCCGAACGCTCGTCCGGGCCGTGACGGTCGGCCGTCGTCGCGCTCCGGACGTCGTCGTCTCGAAGACCCGAAAGACGTACCTCCCCGGTCTCCTCGCCGCCCGAGCCCTCGGCGTGCCTCACGCGGTCCACGTCGGGTCGACACTCGGCTCCGTCGACGGGTCGCTCCGCGACCGACTCGACGCCGGGTCGGTCGAGGCCCGCCTCCGCGCCCCGCACGACGGCTACCTCGTCGTCTGCGAGTACATCGCCCGACAGCTCCGTCGGCGGGGTATCGCCGCCGACCGTATCCACGACGTCCGGAACGCCGTCGACGTCGAGCGGTTCTCGTCGACCGGTCCCTCGCTCCCCGAGGAGTACGCCGACCGAGTCCCCGACGGGGGGTTTCGGATCGGGTTCGTCGGCGGCCTCCACCGGTACAAGGGCGTGTTCGACCTGCTGGAGGCGACCGAGCGCTGTGCGGCGGACGTCCGTGCCGTCGTCGCGGGCGACGGTCCCGCCCGCGAACGACTCGAACGACGCGGCGGCGACGCGCTCACGCTCCTCGGGGCCGTCCCCTACGAGCACGTCCCGGCGCTCTACCGCGCCGTCGACGCCTTCGTCCTCCCGTCGCACACCGAGGGACTGCCTCGGGTCGTGCTGGAGGCACAGGCGACGGAGACGCCCGTGGTCGCGACACGGGTCGGCGGCGTCCCCGAGATAGTCGACGACGGCGAGACGGGGCTGCTCTGTTCGCCACGCTCGCCCGCCGAGCTCGCGGCGGCTATCGACCGTCTCGCCACGGACGACGAGGAGCGACGGCGGCTCGGATCTGCGGGTCGGCAGGCCGTCGAGGCGGGGTTCACGTGGTCGGAGCTGTACGACCGGTACGAACGCTCGCTGTCGCGTCTCGTGAACGATGAGTGA
- a CDS encoding ABC transporter permease, producing the protein MARWLTAVRRLVFAACVVWLVVSMTWASIALTPDPNEAMAERAINTNDQLSQEEKAARLAALKGDDDPALDRYLDWAGDFATFDWGMSTSVTHPGPDGEPQPTRVTTALAQGLPNTLRYVVPAILLAVVLGTAIGTYAAFEPDSRFARGASMAAYFGGGFPNFYLAILVPVVLAIPLDLLGSGLPRTLGPVRVHGTLLPIFVLTLALLGSQIRYARTETLEYARADFVRLVRAKGAGRLRLARHVLRNAALPLVALFFTEVLAVLVVDVFVLEYIFPVRGIGSMAYTAIFARDLPLVVGITTVVVAAGVVGTLVQDLSYGYLDPRVGDEA; encoded by the coding sequence GTGGCGCGCTGGCTGACCGCGGTTCGTCGGCTCGTGTTCGCGGCCTGCGTCGTGTGGCTCGTCGTCTCGATGACGTGGGCGAGCATCGCGCTCACGCCCGACCCGAACGAGGCGATGGCCGAGCGTGCCATCAACACCAACGACCAGCTCAGCCAGGAGGAGAAGGCGGCGAGACTCGCCGCACTGAAGGGGGACGACGACCCGGCTCTCGACCGCTACCTCGACTGGGCTGGCGACTTCGCGACGTTCGACTGGGGTATGTCGACGTCCGTGACCCACCCCGGACCGGACGGTGAGCCACAGCCGACGCGCGTGACGACGGCGCTCGCCCAGGGACTTCCGAACACGTTGCGATACGTGGTGCCGGCCATCCTGCTGGCGGTGGTGCTCGGGACGGCTATCGGGACGTACGCGGCGTTCGAGCCCGATTCGCGGTTCGCTCGGGGCGCGTCGATGGCGGCGTACTTCGGCGGCGGGTTCCCGAACTTCTACCTCGCCATCCTCGTCCCCGTCGTCCTGGCGATACCGCTGGACCTCCTCGGGTCGGGACTGCCACGCACGCTCGGGCCGGTTCGCGTCCACGGGACGCTGCTTCCCATCTTCGTCCTCACGCTGGCGCTCCTCGGCAGCCAGATTCGCTACGCCCGGACCGAGACGCTAGAGTACGCTCGCGCGGACTTCGTCCGCCTCGTCCGAGCGAAGGGCGCGGGACGGCTCCGCCTCGCACGACACGTCCTCCGCAACGCCGCGCTCCCGCTCGTCGCGCTATTCTTCACCGAGGTGCTCGCGGTGCTGGTCGTCGACGTGTTCGTCCTGGAGTATATCTTCCCAGTCCGCGGAATCGGCTCGATGGCGTACACGGCCATCTTCGCCCGCGACCTGCCGCTCGTCGTCGGTATCACGACGGTCGTCGTCGCCGCGGGCGTCGTCGGGACGCTGGTACAGGACCTCTCGTACGGCTACCTCGACCCCCGCGTCGGCGACGAGGCCTGA